In a genomic window of Amycolatopsis japonica:
- a CDS encoding MFS transporter: protein MGLFAIRDYRRLFSAQIIALFGTGLATVALGLLAYGLAGPRAGAVLATALTIKMVAYVVVAPLAAAYVDRLPRRLFLTILDVVRALVVIALPFVTEVWHIYVLIGVLQTASAAFTPTFQAVIPDIVTKEADYTRALSASQVASTMESLLSPVLAAVALTFMSFNLLFLGTSVGFAVSALLVLSTRIPNARPSSHTNAWDRALAGIRTFAATPSLRGVMALNLVVASAGSIVVVNTVNYVRDVLDGTQSDVAWMLAASGTGTLLVAVVLPRVLDRVADRSVMLIGAAVLVLAVGAAVAMSAASIAATLPTGVIWVAIGGGMALIITPTGRVLRRAVDAAGIPQVFAAQFSLSHLAWLVTYPIAGWVATQAGFTTTWTVLAGLAAIGAVTALAVWRRDEKVEAGEQTVVAVQPHTGKAEAGGRAAVASGGTKVATREAAKAAEGTLAAGQCACVRTV, encoded by the coding sequence GCCGGCGCGGTTCTCGCCACCGCACTGACGATCAAGATGGTCGCCTACGTCGTCGTCGCACCGCTCGCGGCCGCCTACGTCGATCGGCTGCCCAGACGCCTGTTCCTCACCATCCTCGACGTGGTGCGTGCGCTGGTGGTGATCGCGCTGCCGTTCGTCACCGAGGTGTGGCACATCTACGTCCTGATCGGGGTTCTCCAGACCGCGTCAGCGGCATTCACTCCGACTTTTCAGGCGGTCATCCCCGACATCGTGACCAAGGAGGCCGACTACACTCGCGCGCTGTCCGCGTCGCAGGTGGCCTCCACCATGGAGAGCCTGCTTAGCCCTGTGCTCGCGGCTGTGGCGCTGACCTTCATGTCGTTCAACCTGCTGTTCCTCGGCACCTCCGTCGGGTTCGCCGTGTCCGCGCTGCTGGTCTTGTCCACGCGCATTCCCAACGCGCGCCCCAGTTCGCATACGAACGCCTGGGACCGGGCCTTGGCGGGGATCCGCACCTTCGCGGCAACTCCGAGCCTGCGCGGCGTCATGGCACTGAACCTCGTGGTCGCCTCCGCCGGCTCCATCGTGGTAGTCAACACCGTGAACTACGTCCGCGACGTTCTCGACGGAACCCAATCCGACGTGGCCTGGATGCTCGCCGCGTCCGGAACGGGGACGCTGCTGGTGGCCGTCGTCCTCCCGCGTGTCCTGGACCGGGTGGCGGACCGGTCCGTGATGCTGATCGGTGCCGCGGTACTGGTGCTCGCGGTCGGCGCGGCGGTCGCGATGTCCGCGGCGAGCATCGCCGCAACGCTTCCGACCGGGGTGATCTGGGTGGCGATCGGCGGCGGGATGGCGCTGATCATCACGCCGACCGGGCGGGTGCTTCGCCGGGCGGTCGACGCCGCCGGAATTCCTCAGGTCTTCGCCGCCCAGTTCTCACTGTCCCACCTGGCCTGGCTGGTCACGTATCCCATCGCCGGCTGGGTCGCCACGCAAGCGGGCTTCACGACCACCTGGACCGTGCTGGCGGGCCTCGCGGCGATCGGAGCGGTCACCGCACTGGCGGTCTGGCGGCGCGACGAGAAGGTCGAGGCCGGAGAGCAGACGGTAGTGGCGGTCCAGCCACACACCGGGAAGGCCGAAGCCGGAGGCCGCGCCGCGGTCGCCTCCGGCGGGACAAAGGTCGCCACGAGGGAAGCCGCGAAGGCCGCGGAGGGCACGCTCGCGGCAGGCCAGTGCGCCTGCGTCCGCACTGTCTGA